In the Candidatus Delongbacteria bacterium genome, GTGGGTGATGGTGATCGGTCCGCCGCGCGAGATCTGGCTGCGGAACAGGGGCACCACCGAGCCGGCGCTGCCCAGCACATTGCCGAAGCGCACCGTCATGAACTGGGTCTCGCTCTCGCGGGCCCGGTCGCGCACCACCAGTTCGGCCACGCGCTTGCACACACCCATCACACTGGTCGGGTTGACGGCCTTGTCGGTCGAGATCATCACGAACTTGCCGACCTTGTGTTCGTGTGCCGCATTGACCAGGATCTTGGTACCCAGAATGTTGTTGCGCACGGCCTCGCGCTTGTTGCGCTCCATCATCGGCACATGCTTGTGTGCCGCCGCGTGAAACACAACTTCGGGCCGGTAGGTCCGGAAGACCCAGTCGATGCGCGCGGGGTCGGTGATGCTGCCCACCACGGGCACCACATTGTTCAGGTCGGCACGGCCACTGAACTCCTGCATCAGGTAGTACAGACCGTTCTCGTTGTGGTCCAGACAGATCAGCTGACGCGGGGCGAAGTTCATCACCTGGCGGCAAAGCTCGCTGCCGATGGAACCGGCTCCGCCGGTCACCAGCACGGTGCGGTCGGTGATGAAACGGCCGATGCTGGGCAGGTCCAGCTTGATTGGATCACGGCCCAGCAGGTCCTCGAGCTGGACTTCCTTGAACTGGCTCAGGCTGATGTTGCCATGAATCAGGTCACGCACACCGGGCAGCTTGCGGAACTGGACATTGCGCTCACGGCACTGTTCCACGATGCGCCGGATCAGATCGGCGGGGGCGCTGGGCACCGCGATCAGGACCTGGTCGACCTGATTGCGTGACAGCACACCGGCCAGGTCACTGGAGGTGCCCAGAACCTGAATGCCGTGGATCTGCTTGTAGACCTTGGAGCGGTCGTCATCCAGCAGGCCCACGACCTCGTAGTTCATGTTGGGGTTGAACTGGATTTCCCGCAGGATCGACTCACCGGCGTCGCCCGCGCCCACGATCACAACGCGTGACACATTGCTGCGGTCCATGGGCCTGTAGGTCCGCAGCGCACGCACCATGAACCGGCTGCCGCCGATCAGGATGATGTTGAGGATGTAGTCGGCGATGACCGCCCACTTGAGATACTCGGGCACCTCGATCTTGAGCACACCGTGGGCGATGATGTAGGTGGCCAGCAGGAAGAGCAGCGTGCCCGTGCTCGTTGCCCTGAAGATGTTCTTCAGGTCGTCGATGGACGCGTAGCGCAGGATGCCCTTGTAGAGATTGGACACGCTGTAGGCCAGCAGGCGCACACCCGCCATCACGCAGAGTGCCTGCAGGAACAGAGGCATCCGCTCGGGAGGAATCTCGCCCAGACCGATGATCAGGAAGGCGAAATAGAAGGCGATGCAGGAAAGCACCACATCCATGCTGAGGATGTACCACTTCCTGTGGACGCGTAATTTGTTGATCATGTCCAGTGGAGAGGTTCCGCTTCTTGACGATGGCTGCGGAAAGTCCGAAGACTCCCCGCAGCCCCGTGATCCAGTGCGTGTTCAGAGTCGCAAGCAAGCGCGACCCGCGCAGTCGTTTGAATGTCCGACAGTGTGGGTCCGGTGATCAGGCCTTGGCGATCTTCTCGCGCCCGACCTTGATGTCCTTGGTGGCGTTGCGCGTATCCACCACCAGCTTGGAGTGCTTGACCACCATCTCGTAATCCACGTCATCGTGGTCGGTGGAGATCAGCACCGCATCGTAGGTTTCCAGCATCGCGGGCGACAGGTCCACATTGGTCAGAGTGACATTGAACCCATGGTAATGCTCGGTGAACTGGGGGATGTAGGGGTCGTGGTAGTCGAGCTTGGCGCCACGCGCGACCAGCTGCTCGACCAGCTTGAGCGACGGGCTCTCGCGCAGGTCGTCGATGTTCTTCTTGTAGGCCATGCCCAGCAACAGCACACGGCTGCCACGCAGACTCTTCTCGTGGTTGTTCAGCTCATGCATCAGGCGGTTGGTGACATAGCGCGGCATCGAGGTGTTGATCTCGCCGGCAAGCTCGATGAAGCGGGTGTTCACTTCGTATTCCTTGGCCTTCCAGGTGAGGTAGAAGGGATCGATGGGAATGCAATGCCCGCCCAGACCGGGTCCGGGATAGAAGGCGTGGAAGCCGAAGGGCTTGGTCTTGGCGGCGTCGACCACTTCCCAGACGTCGATGCCCATGCGGCTGAAGACGACCTTGAGCTCGTTGATCATGGCGATGTTGACGCCGCGATAGATATTCTCGAGCAGCTTGGTAGCTTCGGCCACCCGGGTGCTGGAAACGGGCACGGTCTTCACGATCACGTGGTTGTAGACCGCGCAGGCCAGCTCGGTGCACTCGGGATTCAGACCGCCCACCACCTTGGGAATGGTGTGCGTATTGAAATCGGGGTTGTTGGGATCTTCGCGCTCGGGGCTGAAAGCCAGGTAGAAATCCTTGCCCGCGACCAGACCGGTGGCCTTTTCGAAGATCGGGGCCATCACCTCGTCCACGGTACCCGGGTAGGTGGTGGATTCCAGCACGACCAGCTGGCCCTTGCGCAGAGTCTTGGCGATGGTGTGGGTCGCGGCCAGCACGGGGCCCAGATCGGGAGCCTGGTGCGCGTCCAGCGGAGTGGGCACCGCGATCAGGATCGCATCCACCTCGCTCAGACGGTCGAAATCGGTGGTGGCACTCAGCAGGCCAGTCGCAGCCGCCTTGGCGATGCGCGCCTCAGGGATATGGCGGATGTAGCTCTTTCCCGCCATCAGCTTCTCGCACTTGCTGCCGTCCAGTTCGAAACCGACGGTCTTGATGCCGGCCTCGATGAACTCGAGAGCCAGGGGCAGGCCCACATAGCCAAGGCCGACAATGCCGACCACGAACTGTTTATTCCGGATTCTGTCCAGCATCTGATGAACTCCTGATTTGAAGCTTCTGCACTCGTTCCGGCACGCTGGCCGCAAACGTCCCAATGACTCGAATCTGCCTGCGGAAGGAGTACGAAGCCGGTGAATATTGCACAATCCGCTTTCGGATGCGACTGCCACAGGCTTCGATGACGGGATCCACCCACAAACACCCCGGCTTCCGGATCGTCGGACGTGTCCTTCCGGCGTGCCTCCTAACATCGGCAGGAAACGGTGCCCGAATTACAGGAGTTGCAGTGAGAGCCCCGTGAGTGGGGCATGGATTCCACGGATTCGGGGATGGGGCATGTCAATCATAGCCGCGGCTGAATGCCGATTGCACCGCACTCGGTCGCAATACTGCCAGTTCTTTCGGCGTGACGGAGGTCACGCCGATCAAGCGGCCAAGGACTAGATTGGTCCGCGTCGGGCTACTCGCCGGATTGTGCTATGTTCGCGGCAATCTTCAACGCTGTTAACTGTGAATTTAGCCGTTGAAGGTCAGGTCCGTTCGGGTCGATAACCTCTTTCAAGATCGGGCAAGGGAATGCGGCCCCGGCTCCCGATTGAGGTCGACAAGGATGGATGTTGGCCACAAAAAGCAAGATCAGACCAATTGGGTGGAATCATCATGTTTCGAGCTGAGGCCCGCCGCGTCCCCCGGGATCGCGGGTTCGCTTTTCTCCTGCTTCTGCTGATCGTCAGTGGGTGTGCCTTGCGTTCGCGTGAGCACCTCGAGCCCGCGGTGGAAGTCTACGAGGATACACTGGCGGCTGCGGCCTTCCAGGTTCTTGAACAGGCGCAGCCTGCCAACGGCGCACCGTCCATGGACCGTCCGGACGGCCGCTACACTCTTCAGCCCGCCGACGAATTCCGGGTCTCCTTCCCCCGGATTCCCGAGGAGAACTTCGAAGGTGTGGTACGCCCCGATGGATACATCACCTCTCCACGTTACGGAGATCTGATGGCCATGGGTCTGGCCGGACACGAACTGGCCGACAGCCTGGGCGCACTGTACGCGAAGGACTATCTGGGTGTTCACCCCACGGTCACACTCACCAGAACCGGTTCCCAGTACGTGTATGTCTACGGTGCCGTGAAGACTCCCGACCGCTATGAGTGGGATGGCAGTCTGG is a window encoding:
- a CDS encoding polysaccharide biosynthesis protein; the encoded protein is MINKLRVHRKWYILSMDVVLSCIAFYFAFLIIGLGEIPPERMPLFLQALCVMAGVRLLAYSVSNLYKGILRYASIDDLKNIFRATSTGTLLFLLATYIIAHGVLKIEVPEYLKWAVIADYILNIILIGGSRFMVRALRTYRPMDRSNVSRVVIVGAGDAGESILREIQFNPNMNYEVVGLLDDDRSKVYKQIHGIQVLGTSSDLAGVLSRNQVDQVLIAVPSAPADLIRRIVEQCRERNVQFRKLPGVRDLIHGNISLSQFKEVQLEDLLGRDPIKLDLPSIGRFITDRTVLVTGGAGSIGSELCRQVMNFAPRQLICLDHNENGLYYLMQEFSGRADLNNVVPVVGSITDPARIDWVFRTYRPEVVFHAAAHKHVPMMERNKREAVRNNILGTKILVNAAHEHKVGKFVMISTDKAVNPTSVMGVCKRVAELVVRDRARESETQFMTVRFGNVLGSAGSVVPLFRSQISRGGPITITHRDIERYFMTIFEAVQLVIQAAAIGQGGEIFVLDMGTPMKIIDLARNLITLSGLKVGIDIDIEEVGLRPGEKMSEELWVHNEKLIPTVHKKINIALAEEGAEQTVLNGNISQILEELDFKDDARIVADLKVLVPTFTPVAGDNKRY
- a CDS encoding nucleotide sugar dehydrogenase; this encodes MLDRIRNKQFVVGIVGLGYVGLPLALEFIEAGIKTVGFELDGSKCEKLMAGKSYIRHIPEARIAKAAATGLLSATTDFDRLSEVDAILIAVPTPLDAHQAPDLGPVLAATHTIAKTLRKGQLVVLESTTYPGTVDEVMAPIFEKATGLVAGKDFYLAFSPEREDPNNPDFNTHTIPKVVGGLNPECTELACAVYNHVIVKTVPVSSTRVAEATKLLENIYRGVNIAMINELKVVFSRMGIDVWEVVDAAKTKPFGFHAFYPGPGLGGHCIPIDPFYLTWKAKEYEVNTRFIELAGEINTSMPRYVTNRLMHELNNHEKSLRGSRVLLLGMAYKKNIDDLRESPSLKLVEQLVARGAKLDYHDPYIPQFTEHYHGFNVTLTNVDLSPAMLETYDAVLISTDHDDVDYEMVVKHSKLVVDTRNATKDIKVGREKIAKA